One Diospyros lotus cultivar Yz01 chromosome 1, ASM1463336v1, whole genome shotgun sequence genomic window carries:
- the LOC127814184 gene encoding 3-ketoacyl-CoA synthase 11-like, whose translation MSHSELEKPLVSPSSSRKLPDFKQSVKLKYVKLGYHYLITHGMYLFLAPMIVVIAAHLWTLSIKDFYVLWDHLRFNLISVILCSTLLVFLSTLYFLTRPCPVYLVNFSCYKPEAARQCTRQIFVERSRLTGSFSEESIQFQKKILERSGLSESTYLPEAVLRVPPNPCMEEARKEAEAVMYGAIDELLAKTSVKPKDIGILIVNCSLFNPTPSLSAMVINHYKLRGNIISHNLGGMGCSAGLISIDLAKDLLQVHPNTYALVISMENITLNWYFGNDKSMLLPNCLFRMGGAAVLLSNRRRDWHRSKYQLVHTVRTHKGSDDKCFSCIYQVEDPNGKLGVSLSKDLMAVAGDALKTNITTLGPLVLPMSEQLLFFTTLVGKKLFKMKIKPYIPDFKLAFEHFCIHAGGRAVLDEIEKNLRLSDWNMEPSRMTLYRFGNTSSSSLWYELAYTEAKGRMKKGDRTWQIAFGSGFKCNSAVWKALRTINPTKEKNPWMDEIHQFPVDVPKFSAI comes from the coding sequence ATGAGCCATTCGGAACTGGAGAAACCCTTGGTGTCGCCATCTTCATCCAGGAAGCTTCCTGATTTCAAGCAATCTGTCAAACTGAAATATGTAAAACTTGGATACCATTATCTTATCACCCATGGAATGTATCTATTCTTAGCTCCTATGATCGTTGTCATCGCGGCTCACCTTTGGACACTCTCAATTAAAGACTTTTATGTTCTTTGGGACCATCTCCGATTCAATCTCATATCTGTGATCTTATGCTCGACGCTTCTGGTGTTTTTATCCACCCTTTACTTCCTTACTAGGCCTTGCCCTGTTTACCTTGTGAATTTCTCGTGCTATAAGCCAGAAGCAGCTCGTCAGTGCACAAGGCAGATTTTCGTGGAAAGGTCGCGTCTGACTGGCTCTTTCAGCGAAGAAAGCATCCAGTTCCAGAAGAAAATTCTCGAGAGATCTGGTCTTAGTGAGTCAACTTACCTCCCTGAAGCAGTTTTAAGAGTGCCACCTAATCCATGTATGGAAGAAGCGAGAAAAGAAGCCGAAGCTGTAATGTATGGTGCCATTGACGAGCTTTTGGCAAAAACATCTGTGAAACCAAAAGATATTGGGATTTTGATTGTGAATTGTAGCTTGTTCAATCCAACGCCCTCCCTTTCTGCGATGGTTATAAACCATTATAAGCTTCGAGGAAACATTATTAGCCATAATCTGGGCGGCATGGGTTGTAGTGCTGGTTTGATCTCAATTGATCTCGCTAAAGATCTTCTTCAGGTCCATCCCAATACATATGCTCTGGTTATCAGCATGGAAAATATCACTTTGAATTGGTATTTTGGTAATGACAAATCAATGCTGCTTCCAAATTGCTTGTTTCGAATGGGAGGGGCAGCAGTTTTGCTCTCAAACAGAAGGCGTGATTGGCATCGATCCAAGTACCAATTGGTTCACACTGTCCGGACTCACAAAGGTTCTGATGataaatgtttttcatgcattTACCAAGTGGAGGATCCGAATGGCAAGCTTGGGGTGTCACTGTCAAAGGATCTGATGGCTGTTGCCGGGGATGCTCTGAAGACTAACATCACCACATTGGGCCCTCTCGTGCTCCCGATGTCTGAACAGTTGCTCTTCTTTACCACATTGGTCGGCAAAAAACTTTTCAAGATGAAGATAAAGCCCTACATCCCTGATTTTAAACTGGCTTTTGAGCATTTCTGCATTCATGCTGGAGGAAGAGCTGTGCTggatgaaatagagaaaaactTGCGCCTTTCTGATTGGAACATGGAGCCCTCGAGAATGACTCTCTACCGATTTGGCAACACTTCAAGCAGTTCTCTCTGGTACGAATTGGCATATACAGAAGCCAAAGGGAGGATGAAGAAGGGTGACAGAACATGGCAGATAGCGTTTGGATCCGGGTTTAAGTGCAACAGTGCAGTCTGGAAGGCTCTGAGGACTATCAATCCAACAAAGGAGAAAAAtccatggatggatgagattcaCCAGTTCCCGGTAGATGTTCCGAAATTTTCAGCCATCTGA